The following is a genomic window from Actinomadura rubteroloni.
GGCTGGTGGGCATTCCGGAAGATTTCCCAATGCGTGGAAAGATATTTTCAATTAACGATGGCACCGATTACGTCATCGCCACGCATTGTCAATGGGCTGAAGATGACGGCGGTGCCCATTCGCCATCCAGTTTTGGCTCGTTGCAAGGTGTTGAATAACGCCGCCCTGTCTTTTTCTACGATCTCCTTGTTATGCTTGACTGTGATTATTTTTATGTGCCGTGCGGATTATTAATGGAAGCGCCAGCGGGTTGCGCCGTAGGGTTCGGTGGTGGCGACGCCGAAGGCGGTGTGGACGGTGATGCGGTAGGCGTGCCACGGGGGCGGGCCCGCGCTGGGGGCGCTGTAGGGGGCCGTGAGGGCGTCGCCGTCCACCTCGGCGGGCCAGCCGCCTTCGCTGTAGGCGCGGGCGACCGCGGTGAGGGTTTCGGGGTCGGTGACGCGGGTTGCTTCGCCTTCGAGGATGAGGTCGATGCCCTGGAGGCGTATCGAGAGCGTGCAGGACGGGTTGGCGGCCAGGTTGCGGGATTTGCGGGTGTCCGGGCCGCTGGTGAAGTAGAGGTCGTCGTCCAGCCAGAGGGCGCCGATGCCGGCGGAGTGGGGACGGCCGTCCGGTCGCGTCGTCCCGAGGAACACCGGGGTGCTCATCTCGACCAGGTCGACCTTCAGGCGCTCATGGGCTCTGCTCCACGGCAGCGCCGGGTCGTCGTAGATGTCGAGGTTGGTGGTCGAGGTGGGCTCTCGCTGCGGCATGCGCCGTCCTCCCGGTCGGATCGTGCGGTCTGTTCATGAGACCAGCGGACGGCCGGAAACTCATCGACCGCC
Proteins encoded in this region:
- a CDS encoding pyridoxamine 5'-phosphate oxidase family protein encodes the protein MPQREPTSTTNLDIYDDPALPWSRAHERLKVDLVEMSTPVFLGTTRPDGRPHSAGIGALWLDDDLYFTSGPDTRKSRNLAANPSCTLSIRLQGIDLILEGEATRVTDPETLTAVARAYSEGGWPAEVDGDALTAPYSAPSAGPPPWHAYRITVHTAFGVATTEPYGATRWRFH